Within the Thermoplasmata archaeon genome, the region GGCGATGGTGTCCGCGGCTGCAGCGCTAAGGGCGGTCAGGAACAGGATAGCTGCGACGCCCTTGGGAAAAGTGCTGACCCATGGGTTCTCGAAGCTAAGAAGGGCGACGACCATCGGGACCCAGCCGTTGGCAAGCACTGATGCAAAGCCCCTTGTTCCACCTCTGGGCTCAGCCACTTGAAGCTTCTCTTTTAAAGAATATTTATACCGCGTGGCCACGAATGATGTAATAAGGAAAATAAGAAGTAGAAAGAGCCAGTAAAGGTGCCCGAATAGGCCGATAATGAGCGCGAGGAAAAAACCGAGAGCGGAGCCGTGAAGGTCGAGGACTCTCTTCCGGTAGGTCAGGCCCGCGAGAAGGAGGCAGACCGCCACCACTAATGCGGGGTAAACCGGGTCCGGGACAGGCATTCAGGCCGCACTCATGTCTTTTTCTGGCTGCTCACCGTCTCGAGCTGGCTGATTATGTTCCAGATGAGGGTGCGGCCGTGCAGGGGGATGTTGGGGTCATTAGCCAGCTCGTCCAAAATGAAGCTGGCGCTCGCGGCCCGCACATCAAGGGCGTCCTTGGGGTTGACCAGGAGGTCCTTCGCTTCTTTGGCTCCGCGCCTGATGTTGCGCGGAACGGAGGTGTCCTCTGCCAGCTGGTCCAGCACCTCCGTAATCTGCTTGACCTTCAGCTCCGCTTCCAAGGTCCTCCCTCCCTTTTTCGTTCACTCGTCCGCCTTAAGAGTCCATCCCCTTTTTAAGCCTTTCGTGCGAGGGGCTGACAGCTCCGGCGCGCTTTCCTCTCGCACCTCGCCAACATCGCCTCTGGACCAATCACCCCAACATCGCGGATAGAGTATATATACAGGCGAAGAGGTTCCTTGCTAGGAAGGGCCCGTAGCTTAGACAGGATATAGCACTGGCCTTCTAAGCCCCCGGATTCCGGAGGGCGCGGGTAGCCAGGGGTCTCGGGTTCGAATCCCGACGGGCCCGACTATATCTTAGTAGCGGGCCCGTTCAAAA harbors:
- a CDS encoding UPF0147 family protein, giving the protein MEAELKVKQITEVLDQLAEDTSVPRNIRRGAKEAKDLLVNPKDALDVRAASASFILDELANDPNIPLHGRTLIWNIISQLETVSSQKKT
- a CDS encoding DUF92 domain-containing protein — its product is MPVPDPVYPALVVAVCLLLAGLTYRKRVLDLHGSALGFFLALIIGLFGHLYWLFLLLIFLITSFVATRYKYSLKEKLQVAEPRGGTRGFASVLANGWVPMVVALLSFENPWVSTFPKGVAAILFLTALSAAAADTIASELGVLSDRAYLITNFSRVKPGTNGGVSALGTAAALGAAVYTSAIGWVVIWFTGELAAFPVSYILIPISMGFIGCNIDSLLGATLENRGKLNKDRVNILSIGAATLMALAVLMLI